The Falco peregrinus isolate bFalPer1 chromosome 12, bFalPer1.pri, whole genome shotgun sequence genome has a segment encoding these proteins:
- the MFSD1 gene encoding major facilitator superfamily domain-containing protein 1 isoform X1 — protein sequence MAEEERALLGPAGRQEDGGGSAAAPSVLPAACDPRRLAHRLLVLSLMCFLGFGSYFCYDNPAALQTQVQRDMKVNTAQFMALYAWYSWPNVVLCFFGGFLIDRVFGIRLGTIIFSIFVCVGQVIFALGAILNTFWLMDVGRFIFGIGGESLAVAQNTYAVSWFKGKELNLVFGLQLSMARIGSTVNMNIMGWIYSRVQDLLGYTGPSTLGLTLMIGGVTCLFSLTCALILAYLDKRAEKLRCKEQGKTGEVIKLTDVKDFSLSLWLIFVICVCYYAAVFPFIGLGKVFFIEKFKFSSQEASAINSIVYIISAPMSPVFGLLVDKLGKNIIWVLCAVVTTLASHIMLAFTFWNPWIAMCLLGLAYSLLACALWPMVAFVVPEHQLGTAYGFMQSIQNLGLAIIAIAAGMILDTRGYLFLEVFFSACVCLSLIAVVMLYFVNHLTGGDLNWSAKKREKLQKAAETEAEEQERLRRQNEDDLAKLRPKADDFSLRNKYLSKLGAQLPDNYSSCLSTMTHRSMLK from the exons ATGGCGGAGGAGGAGCGGGCGCTGCtgggccccgccggccgccaGGAAGATGGCGGTGGCTCGGCGGCAGCCCCCAGCGTCCTGCCCGCCGCCTGCGACCCGCGGCGCTTGGCGCACCGCCTGCTCGTCCTCTCGCTCATGTGCTTCCTGGGCTTCG GCAGCTACTTCTGCTACGACAACCCGGCGGCGCTGCAGACGCAGGTGCAGCGG GACATGAAGGTGAACACAGCTCAGTTCATGGCACTCTATGCTTGGTATTCCTGGCCCAACGTGGTGCTTTGCTTCTTCGGAGGTTTTCTGATAGACAGAGTTTTTGGAATACG gtTGGGCACTATAATATTTAGTATCTTTGTTTGTGTTGGGCAG gtaatttttgctttgggagCAATACTTAATACTTTCTGGCTGATGGATGTGGGCAGATTCATATTTGG AATAGGTGGAGAGTCCTTAGCAGTGGCACAGAACACCTATGCGGTCAGTTGGTTTAAAGGCAAGGAGTTAAATCTTGTGTTTGGATTACAGCTAAGCATGGCCAGAATT GGGAGCACAGTGAACATGAATATCATGGGATGGATATACTCAAGAGTTCAAGATCTTCTGGGGTATACTGGTCCCAGTACTCTTGGGTTAACTCTCATGATAG GTGGTGTAACATGTCTCTTCTCACTGACCTGTGCGCTAATCCTTGCTTACCTGGACAAGAGAGCAGAGAAGCTCCGTTGTAAAGAGCAAGGGAAAACGG GTGAAGTGATTAAACTAACAGATGTGAAGGACTTCTCTTTGTCCTTGTGGCTTATATTTGTAATCTGTGTCTGTTACTAtgcagcagtttttcctttcattggACTTGGAAA ggTTTTCTTTATTGAGAAATTCAAATTCTCGTCCCAAGAAGCAAGTGCAATTAACAG TATTGTGTATATCATATCAGCACCCATGTCCCCAGTCTTTGGACTCCTGGTGGATAAACTTGGAAAGAATATCATCTGGGTTCTATGTGCTGTAGTGACTACACTTGCCTCTCATATTATGTTGGCTTTTACCTTCTGGAACCCCTGGATAGCAATG TGTTTGCTAGGATTGGCCTACTCATTGCTTGCCTGTGCCCTGTGGCCCATGGTGGCCTTTGTGGTTCCAGAACACCAGCTGGGAACTGCTTATGGCTT TATGCAGTCTATCCAGAATCTCGGTCTGGCAATTATTGCTATAGCTGCTGGGATGATTTTGGACACAAGAGGTTACTTGTTTCTTGAAGTCTTCTTCAGTGCTTGTGTTTGCT tgtcacTAATAGCTGTAGTCATGCTGTATTTTGTGAATCACCTCACAG GTGGTGATCTCAACTGGTCTGCAAAGAAACgtgaaaaactgcagaaagcagctgaaacTGA agcaGAAGAACAAGAGAGGCTCAGACGTCAAAATGAAGATGACTTGGCTAAATTACGGCCAAAAGCTGATGACTTTAGTTTAAGGAATAAATACCTCTCCAAACTAGGCGCTCAG ctaCCAGATAATTACTCTTCCTGTTTATCGACAATGACACACAGAAGCATGTTGAAATAG
- the MFSD1 gene encoding major facilitator superfamily domain-containing protein 1 isoform X2 produces the protein MAEEERALLGPAGRQEDGGGSAAAPSVLPAACDPRRLAHRLLVLSLMCFLGFGSYFCYDNPAALQTQVQRDMKVNTAQFMALYAWYSWPNVVLCFFGGFLIDRVFGIRLGTIIFSIFVCVGQVIFALGAILNTFWLMDVGRFIFGIGGESLAVAQNTYAVSWFKGKELNLVFGLQLSMARIGSTVNMNIMGWIYSRVQDLLGYTGPSTLGLTLMIGGVTCLFSLTCALILAYLDKRAEKLRCKEQGKTGEVIKLTDVKDFSLSLWLIFVICVCYYAAVFPFIGLGKVFFIEKFKFSSQEASAINSIVYIISAPMSPVFGLLVDKLGKNIIWVLCAVVTTLASHIMLAFTFWNPWIAMCLLGLAYSLLACALWPMVAFVVPEHQLGTAYGFMQSIQNLGLAIIAIAAGMILDTRGYLFLEVFFSACVCLSLIAVVMLYFVNHLTGGDLNWSAKKREKLQKAAETEKEI, from the exons ATGGCGGAGGAGGAGCGGGCGCTGCtgggccccgccggccgccaGGAAGATGGCGGTGGCTCGGCGGCAGCCCCCAGCGTCCTGCCCGCCGCCTGCGACCCGCGGCGCTTGGCGCACCGCCTGCTCGTCCTCTCGCTCATGTGCTTCCTGGGCTTCG GCAGCTACTTCTGCTACGACAACCCGGCGGCGCTGCAGACGCAGGTGCAGCGG GACATGAAGGTGAACACAGCTCAGTTCATGGCACTCTATGCTTGGTATTCCTGGCCCAACGTGGTGCTTTGCTTCTTCGGAGGTTTTCTGATAGACAGAGTTTTTGGAATACG gtTGGGCACTATAATATTTAGTATCTTTGTTTGTGTTGGGCAG gtaatttttgctttgggagCAATACTTAATACTTTCTGGCTGATGGATGTGGGCAGATTCATATTTGG AATAGGTGGAGAGTCCTTAGCAGTGGCACAGAACACCTATGCGGTCAGTTGGTTTAAAGGCAAGGAGTTAAATCTTGTGTTTGGATTACAGCTAAGCATGGCCAGAATT GGGAGCACAGTGAACATGAATATCATGGGATGGATATACTCAAGAGTTCAAGATCTTCTGGGGTATACTGGTCCCAGTACTCTTGGGTTAACTCTCATGATAG GTGGTGTAACATGTCTCTTCTCACTGACCTGTGCGCTAATCCTTGCTTACCTGGACAAGAGAGCAGAGAAGCTCCGTTGTAAAGAGCAAGGGAAAACGG GTGAAGTGATTAAACTAACAGATGTGAAGGACTTCTCTTTGTCCTTGTGGCTTATATTTGTAATCTGTGTCTGTTACTAtgcagcagtttttcctttcattggACTTGGAAA ggTTTTCTTTATTGAGAAATTCAAATTCTCGTCCCAAGAAGCAAGTGCAATTAACAG TATTGTGTATATCATATCAGCACCCATGTCCCCAGTCTTTGGACTCCTGGTGGATAAACTTGGAAAGAATATCATCTGGGTTCTATGTGCTGTAGTGACTACACTTGCCTCTCATATTATGTTGGCTTTTACCTTCTGGAACCCCTGGATAGCAATG TGTTTGCTAGGATTGGCCTACTCATTGCTTGCCTGTGCCCTGTGGCCCATGGTGGCCTTTGTGGTTCCAGAACACCAGCTGGGAACTGCTTATGGCTT TATGCAGTCTATCCAGAATCTCGGTCTGGCAATTATTGCTATAGCTGCTGGGATGATTTTGGACACAAGAGGTTACTTGTTTCTTGAAGTCTTCTTCAGTGCTTGTGTTTGCT tgtcacTAATAGCTGTAGTCATGCTGTATTTTGTGAATCACCTCACAG GTGGTGATCTCAACTGGTCTGCAAAGAAACgtgaaaaactgcagaaagcagctgaaacTGA aaaagaaatttga
- the MFSD1 gene encoding major facilitator superfamily domain-containing protein 1 isoform X3, protein MAEEERALLGPAGRQEDGGGSAAAPSVLPAACDPRRLAHRLLVLSLMCFLGFGSYFCYDNPAALQTQVQRDMKVNTAQFMALYAWYSWPNVVLCFFGGFLIDRVFGIRLGTIIFSIFVCVGQVIFALGAILNTFWLMDVGRFIFGIGGESLAVAQNTYAVSWFKGKELNLVFGLQLSMARIGSTVNMNIMGWIYSRVQDLLGYTGPSTLGLTLMIGGVTCLFSLTCALILAYLDKRAEKLRCKEQGKTGEVIKLTDVKDFSLSLWLIFVICVCYYAAVFPFIGLGKVFFIEKFKFSSQEASAINSIVYIISAPMSPVFGLLVDKLGKNIIWVLCAVVTTLASHIMLAFTFWNPWIAMCLLGLAYSLLACALWPMVAFVVPEHQLGTAYGFMQSIQNLGLAIIAIAAGMILDTRGYLFLEVFFSACVCLSLIAVVMLYFVNHLTGGDLNWSAKKREKLQKAAETE, encoded by the exons ATGGCGGAGGAGGAGCGGGCGCTGCtgggccccgccggccgccaGGAAGATGGCGGTGGCTCGGCGGCAGCCCCCAGCGTCCTGCCCGCCGCCTGCGACCCGCGGCGCTTGGCGCACCGCCTGCTCGTCCTCTCGCTCATGTGCTTCCTGGGCTTCG GCAGCTACTTCTGCTACGACAACCCGGCGGCGCTGCAGACGCAGGTGCAGCGG GACATGAAGGTGAACACAGCTCAGTTCATGGCACTCTATGCTTGGTATTCCTGGCCCAACGTGGTGCTTTGCTTCTTCGGAGGTTTTCTGATAGACAGAGTTTTTGGAATACG gtTGGGCACTATAATATTTAGTATCTTTGTTTGTGTTGGGCAG gtaatttttgctttgggagCAATACTTAATACTTTCTGGCTGATGGATGTGGGCAGATTCATATTTGG AATAGGTGGAGAGTCCTTAGCAGTGGCACAGAACACCTATGCGGTCAGTTGGTTTAAAGGCAAGGAGTTAAATCTTGTGTTTGGATTACAGCTAAGCATGGCCAGAATT GGGAGCACAGTGAACATGAATATCATGGGATGGATATACTCAAGAGTTCAAGATCTTCTGGGGTATACTGGTCCCAGTACTCTTGGGTTAACTCTCATGATAG GTGGTGTAACATGTCTCTTCTCACTGACCTGTGCGCTAATCCTTGCTTACCTGGACAAGAGAGCAGAGAAGCTCCGTTGTAAAGAGCAAGGGAAAACGG GTGAAGTGATTAAACTAACAGATGTGAAGGACTTCTCTTTGTCCTTGTGGCTTATATTTGTAATCTGTGTCTGTTACTAtgcagcagtttttcctttcattggACTTGGAAA ggTTTTCTTTATTGAGAAATTCAAATTCTCGTCCCAAGAAGCAAGTGCAATTAACAG TATTGTGTATATCATATCAGCACCCATGTCCCCAGTCTTTGGACTCCTGGTGGATAAACTTGGAAAGAATATCATCTGGGTTCTATGTGCTGTAGTGACTACACTTGCCTCTCATATTATGTTGGCTTTTACCTTCTGGAACCCCTGGATAGCAATG TGTTTGCTAGGATTGGCCTACTCATTGCTTGCCTGTGCCCTGTGGCCCATGGTGGCCTTTGTGGTTCCAGAACACCAGCTGGGAACTGCTTATGGCTT TATGCAGTCTATCCAGAATCTCGGTCTGGCAATTATTGCTATAGCTGCTGGGATGATTTTGGACACAAGAGGTTACTTGTTTCTTGAAGTCTTCTTCAGTGCTTGTGTTTGCT tgtcacTAATAGCTGTAGTCATGCTGTATTTTGTGAATCACCTCACAG GTGGTGATCTCAACTGGTCTGCAAAGAAACgtgaaaaactgcagaaagcagctgaaacTGAGTAA